CCTCGTGCGGCACGACCCGGCCCAGATGCCTGGCGAGCTCAGCGAGGAGCCGCCATTCGGTCGGGGTCAGGTGAACGGTGGCTCCATTGAGAGTTGCGGTGTGGGCGCCGAAGTCGAGGATGAGTCCGCCGGACGCGAAGGTCTGCGGCGCCTCGGCCTCGGCGGGTCCGCGGCGGAGGGCGACCCGCACTCTGGCCATGAGCTCGTCGATGCTGAACGGCTTGCTGACGTAGTCGTCGGCGCCCTCGTCGAGGGCCTCGACCTTGTCGTCTGCCTGTTGCCGGGCGGACAGCACGATCACGGGGATCGCTGAGCGCTTACGCAGGCGCCGGAGCACCTCGACGCCGTCGAGATCGGGCAGGCCGAGGTCGAGGACGACAAGGTCAGGAGGCTGGGCGGAGAACAGGTGCAGGGCTTGTTCGCCGGTGCCTGCGAGCAGGACCTCGTGGCCTCGGGCGCGGAGGTTGATGCGCAGCGTGCGCTGGAGGACGGAGTCGTCGTCGACGACCAGGATGCGGGTCACTCCTCGGCTCCGTCCTCGGGTCGGTCCTCCTTGGCCCCGGCGGGCAGGGTGACGACCAGCGTCAACCCGCCCCCTGGTGTCGGTTCCGCGCCCACCTGCCCGCCCATCGCTTCGGTCAGCCCACGCGCTACGGCGAGCCCGAGGCCGACCCCGTCGCCCCGCGGGGCGTCGCCATGACGCTGGAACGGCTGGAAGATCCGTTCGTGTTCCTCCAGCGGCAGCCCCGGTCCGGTGTCGACGACCCTAATCTCGACCCGGTCGGCCACGCGGCTGGCGTGCACGGTGACCGGGCTGTCGTTCGGCTGGTAACGGATGGCATTCTCGGCGATGTTGCCGAGCACCCGGTCGAGCAGTCCTGCGTCGGCCAGTGCGGTCCGAGCGTCCGGGTCGATCCGCCAGGTTGCCCTTCCCGGCTCGGACAGTGTCTTCAGTGTCGCGGGAATGACCTCGCCGAGGTCGGTCACGGTGGGGTGCGCGACCAGGGCGCCGGTCTGCAGCCGCGACATGTCGAGCAGGTTGGCCACAAGGAGTTCGAGCCTGTCCACGGACTCCTCGATGGCTGCCTTCAGCTCGTCCTCGTCCTCCTTGGACCAGCGCATCTCGCTGGAGCGGAGGCTTCCGATCGCGGCCTTGATGCCGGCCAGCGGCGTCCGCAGGTCGTGCGAGACGGCGGACAGCAGCGCCGTGCGGGCCTCGTTGTCCCGGACGAGACGGGACGCCGACGTGGCGGACCGCTGCAGTTCGTGCCGCTGCAGGATGGCCCCGGCGTGCGCAGCGAAAGCGTCGAAGAGTCGACGCTGGTCAGCGGCCAGACCGGCTGGCTGGAGGGCGAGTTCGTGGGTGGTGTCGGCGTCCTCGTGGTCGGCGGTGGCGATCGGGTCGAACGCGCCGACGGAGGCGACCACTTCGGGCACACCGATGGCTGGGCGGTGGATGATCGCCGCGGCCTGGACCCCGAACATGTCGACCGCCCGCTGCAAGAGCAGCGGGATCTGGTCGGTCGCCCCCAGCAACGAATGCGACAGCTCGACCAGCGCCGCGGATTCGCGCTGCGCCTCCTGCGCCTCCGCCCTCCGGGCGGCGTTGCGGTGCACGATCAGCGCGACCAGAACCCCGACCAGCACGAACACCACCAGGGCGATGGTGTTCTCCGGGTTGGCGACGGTCAGCGTGCCGACCGGCTCCACGAAGAACCAGTTGAGCAGCAGCGAGGAGATGACGGCCGCCACAACGGCGGGAACCATCCCGCCGATCAGCGCCACCACCACGGTCACGAGCAGGAAGATCGGGATGTCCAGGGGGAGCTCGGAGGTGTAGGGGTCGGCCAGCAGCAGCCAGGTGAGCAGTGGGGGCAGGATGAGCGCTGTGACCGTCCCGGCCCAGACCCGGCGCCGGGGCAACGTCCGTGGCACCCGCCGGCGTAGGAAAGCCCTGCCGGTTGCGGACGGGTGCGGCACGACATGCACGTCG
The Brooklawnia propionicigenes DNA segment above includes these coding regions:
- a CDS encoding response regulator, with translation MTRILVVDDDSVLQRTLRINLRARGHEVLLAGTGEQALHLFSAQPPDLVVLDLGLPDLDGVEVLRRLRKRSAIPVIVLSARQQADDKVEALDEGADDYVSKPFSIDELMARVRVALRRGPAEAEAPQTFASGGLILDFGAHTATLNGATVHLTPTEWRLLAELARHLGRVVPHEELLKAVWGPNYGGEHHYLRVFANQIRRKIEADPAQPRHLINEPGLGYRLVP
- a CDS encoding ATP-binding protein; the encoded protein is MAPCECHGRPHTEGLLTGLEVVPRRRSEYQGTVLDDMDIDAVLSRRPQVALVDELAHTNIPGSRNEKRWQDIHELLDAGIDVISTVNIQHLESLNDAVTAITGIVQQETVPDEVVRAADQIDLVDMSPEALRRRMAHGNVYRPEKVDAALANYFRVGNLSALRELALLWLAEKVDAGLEGYRATHGITEQWPTRERVVVALSGGPEGEALLRRGARIASRLAGGLLLAVLVSRTDGLANAPLSQVAELRRLTEELGGEFHTVTGDDAAHAVLDFARAVNATQVLVGAPRLPLWQRGFAKSMAEKIIADAGDIDVHVVPHPSATGRAFLRRRVPRTLPRRRVWAGTVTALILPPLLTWLLLADPYTSELPLDIPIFLLVTVVVALIGGMVPAVVAAVISSLLLNWFFVEPVGTLTVANPENTIALVVFVLVGVLVALIVHRNAARRAEAQEAQRESAALVELSHSLLGATDQIPLLLQRAVDMFGVQAAAIIHRPAIGVPEVVASVGAFDPIATADHEDADTTHELALQPAGLAADQRRLFDAFAAHAGAILQRHELQRSATSASRLVRDNEARTALLSAVSHDLRTPLAGIKAAIGSLRSSEMRWSKEDEDELKAAIEESVDRLELLVANLLDMSRLQTGALVAHPTVTDLGEVIPATLKTLSEPGRATWRIDPDARTALADAGLLDRVLGNIAENAIRYQPNDSPVTVHASRVADRVEIRVVDTGPGLPLEEHERIFQPFQRHGDAPRGDGVGLGLAVARGLTEAMGGQVGAEPTPGGGLTLVVTLPAGAKEDRPEDGAEE